In one Vicugna pacos chromosome 22, VicPac4, whole genome shotgun sequence genomic region, the following are encoded:
- the LOC102529613 gene encoding small ribosomal subunit protein uS14: MGHQQLYWSHPRKFGQGSRSCRVCSNRHGLIRKYGLNMCRQCFRQYAKDIGFIKLD, encoded by the coding sequence ATGGGTCACCAGCAGCTGTACTGGAGCCACCCTAGAAAATTCGGCCAGGGTTCTCGCTCTTGCCGCGTCTGCTCAAACCGGCACGGTCTGATCCGGAAATACGGCCTCAATATGTGCCGCCAGTGTTTCCGCCAGTACGCGAAGGATATCGGCTTCATCAAGTTGGACTAA